One segment of Yersinia kristensenii DNA contains the following:
- the rluA gene encoding bifunctional tRNA pseudouridine(32) synthase/23S rRNA pseudouridine(746) synthase RluA, with the protein MEPYNPPRDPWLLILFQDEHIMVVNKPSGLLSVPGRAPENKDSIMTRIQADYPTAESVHRLDMATSGVIVVALTKAAERELKRQFREREPKKSYIARVWGHLAQDEGLIDLPLICDWPNRPKQKVCYETGKSSQTQYQVLSRDADGSTRVKLSPITGRSHQLRVHMLAMGHPILGDGFYAHPEAKAMAPRLQLHAQELCITHPEFGTAMHFTCDPEF; encoded by the coding sequence ATGGAACCCTATAACCCCCCACGCGATCCTTGGCTGCTCATCCTGTTTCAGGATGAGCACATCATGGTGGTGAACAAACCGAGCGGATTACTTTCTGTACCTGGCCGTGCGCCGGAGAACAAAGACAGCATCATGACGCGTATTCAGGCGGATTATCCTACGGCTGAATCTGTTCACCGGCTGGATATGGCAACCAGTGGCGTGATTGTGGTGGCTTTGACCAAAGCGGCTGAGCGCGAGCTGAAGCGGCAATTTCGCGAGCGCGAGCCGAAAAAATCTTATATTGCGCGGGTATGGGGCCATTTGGCGCAAGATGAAGGGTTGATTGACCTGCCTTTAATTTGCGACTGGCCGAACCGGCCCAAACAAAAAGTGTGTTACGAAACCGGTAAATCTTCGCAAACTCAGTATCAAGTGTTATCTCGGGATGCGGACGGCAGTACGCGAGTGAAGTTATCCCCCATTACCGGCCGTTCACACCAATTACGGGTTCATATGCTGGCGATGGGTCACCCAATCCTCGGTGATGGTTTCTATGCCCATCCCGAAGCGAAAGCGATGGCTCCCCGGTTGCAGTTACATGCTCAAGAGTTATGTATTACTCACCCGGAATTTGGCACAGCAATGCATTTTACCTGCGATCCAGAGTTTTAA
- the djlA gene encoding co-chaperone DjlA: MRYWGKLLGLILGFMSGGGWGAILGLLVGHMVDKARSTKRRGYFADQQTRQLIFFRTTFQVMGHLTKAKGRVTEVDIQLASQLMDRMQLHGEARTAAQQAFREGKESGFPLRERLQQLRGVCFGRFDLIRMFLEIQLQAAFADGSLHPNERQVLYVIAEELGISRGQFDQFLSMIEGGRQFGGWQGQQSGYSQGGYQQAPQGPTLADACKVLGVSSTDDSVTIKRAYRKLMGEHHPDKLVAKGLPPEMMEMAKQKAQEIQAAYDLIKREKGFK; encoded by the coding sequence ATGCGGTATTGGGGAAAACTGCTCGGTCTGATATTGGGCTTTATGTCCGGTGGCGGCTGGGGTGCAATCTTGGGGTTGCTGGTTGGCCATATGGTCGACAAGGCGCGTAGTACAAAGCGCCGCGGCTATTTTGCCGATCAACAAACACGACAATTAATTTTTTTCCGCACCACTTTTCAGGTCATGGGGCATTTAACCAAGGCCAAGGGGCGGGTGACGGAGGTTGATATTCAACTTGCCAGCCAATTGATGGATAGAATGCAATTGCATGGCGAGGCACGAACAGCGGCACAGCAAGCGTTCCGCGAGGGGAAAGAGAGTGGGTTCCCGTTGCGTGAAAGATTGCAGCAACTTCGTGGTGTTTGCTTTGGTCGTTTTGATTTAATTCGGATGTTTCTGGAAATTCAGTTACAAGCCGCATTTGCTGACGGCTCTTTGCATCCTAATGAACGGCAGGTTTTGTATGTCATTGCTGAAGAATTGGGGATCTCCCGTGGTCAGTTTGATCAGTTCCTGAGCATGATTGAGGGCGGGCGTCAGTTTGGCGGTTGGCAGGGCCAGCAGAGTGGTTATTCTCAAGGAGGCTACCAGCAAGCGCCACAAGGCCCGACATTGGCGGATGCCTGCAAAGTGCTGGGTGTCAGCAGCACGGATGATAGTGTGACCATCAAACGGGCTTACCGTAAGCTGATGGGAGAGCATCATCCAGATAAGCTGGTGGCGAAAGGTTTGCCGCCGGAAATGATGGAGATGGCTAAGCAAAAAGCTCAAGAGATTCAAGCCGCGTATGATTTGATTAAGCGCGAGAAAGGATTTAAGTAA
- the lptD gene encoding LPS assembly protein LptD, giving the protein MKKRFPTLLATLIWTALYSQHTLADLSEQCMLGVPTYDQPLVTGDPNQLPVRINADKTEANYPDNALFTGNVIVQQGNSTLTANQVELNQVQKPGEAIPVRTVTATGDVNYDDPQIKLKGPKGWSNLNTKDTDMDKGKYQMVGRQGRGDADQMKLRGQNRYTILENGTFTSCLPGDNSWSVVGSEVIHDREEQVAEIWNARFKIGKVPVFYSPYMQLPIGDKRRSGFLIPNAKYTSNNGFEFTLPYYWNIAPNFDATITPHYMERRGLQWQNEFRYLLAPGIGTMALDWLPNDRLYHGTDGTDKDATRWLYYWSHSGVMDKVWRFNVNYTRVSDPTYFTDLTSQYGSTTDGYATQIFSVGYANQNWDATLASKQFQVFTTGGNSNAYRAQPQLDMNYYKNDIGPFDLHVYSQAAKFTSVSPYNPEASRFHLEPSVNLPLANGWGSLNTEAKLLATHYQQDVPDGFATYYKRQKGQKAIVPDLKDSVDRVIPQFKVDGKVVFDRPMDWATGFTQTLEPRVQYLYVPYRNQDDIYIYDTTLMQSDYSGLFRDRTYSGLDRIASANQVSTGLTSRIYDDELVERFNISVGQIYYFSRSRTGNIESIDNSDDTGSLVWAGDSFWRISDQLGLKGGAQYDTRLGSLTLGNAVMEYRKDSERMIQLNYRYASPEYIQAAVPNVRSPGYQQGISQIGTTASWPVADRWALVGAYYYDTKANQPASQLVGVQYNTCCWAINLGYERKITGWNTRNETSKYDNKISFNIELRGLSSDHSLGTTQMLGSGILPYQSAF; this is encoded by the coding sequence ATGAAAAAAAGATTCCCAACACTGCTGGCCACATTGATATGGACGGCACTATATAGCCAGCACACTCTGGCTGACCTTTCCGAGCAATGTATGCTTGGGGTACCGACCTATGACCAACCTTTGGTCACAGGCGATCCGAATCAGCTGCCGGTTCGTATTAATGCGGATAAAACCGAAGCCAATTACCCGGATAATGCCCTGTTCACCGGCAATGTTATTGTCCAACAAGGCAATAGCACCCTGACGGCTAATCAGGTTGAGCTAAATCAAGTACAAAAGCCGGGCGAAGCTATTCCGGTTCGTACCGTCACAGCAACCGGTGACGTTAATTACGACGATCCGCAAATTAAGCTGAAAGGGCCAAAAGGCTGGTCAAACCTGAATACCAAAGATACTGATATGGATAAAGGCAAATATCAGATGGTTGGTCGTCAGGGGCGTGGTGACGCAGACCAGATGAAATTACGTGGCCAAAACCGCTATACCATTTTAGAGAATGGGACATTCACTTCTTGCTTACCCGGTGATAATAGCTGGAGCGTAGTGGGCTCCGAAGTGATCCATGACCGCGAAGAACAAGTCGCAGAAATCTGGAATGCTCGTTTTAAAATTGGCAAAGTGCCGGTCTTCTACAGCCCATACATGCAATTACCGATTGGTGACAAGCGCCGGTCTGGCTTCCTGATCCCAAATGCTAAGTACACCAGTAATAACGGCTTTGAATTTACGCTGCCGTATTATTGGAACATTGCGCCAAACTTCGATGCCACCATCACCCCCCATTACATGGAGCGGCGTGGTTTGCAGTGGCAAAATGAGTTCCGCTATTTGCTGGCCCCCGGTATTGGTACCATGGCGTTGGATTGGCTCCCAAATGACCGCTTATATCACGGGACTGATGGCACCGATAAAGATGCGACCCGCTGGTTGTACTACTGGAGCCATTCGGGGGTGATGGATAAAGTCTGGCGCTTCAACGTCAACTATACCCGTGTCAGTGACCCGACTTATTTTACCGATTTAACCTCACAATACGGTTCGACTACTGACGGCTATGCCACACAAATTTTCAGTGTGGGTTATGCTAACCAGAACTGGGATGCCACCCTGGCCTCCAAACAGTTCCAGGTATTTACTACCGGTGGTAACAGTAATGCTTACCGCGCCCAGCCTCAGCTGGACATGAACTACTACAAAAATGATATTGGCCCGTTTGATTTACATGTCTATAGCCAAGCGGCCAAATTCACCAGCGTCAGTCCGTATAATCCGGAAGCCAGCCGTTTCCATCTCGAACCGTCAGTGAATCTGCCCTTAGCCAACGGTTGGGGTAGCTTAAATACCGAAGCTAAATTACTGGCAACCCATTATCAGCAAGATGTTCCAGACGGCTTTGCTACCTACTATAAAAGACAGAAAGGCCAGAAAGCGATAGTTCCTGACTTGAAAGACTCAGTTGACCGCGTGATACCACAGTTTAAAGTGGACGGAAAAGTGGTCTTTGACCGGCCAATGGACTGGGCAACAGGTTTCACCCAAACATTGGAGCCGCGCGTACAGTATCTTTACGTTCCTTACCGGAATCAGGATGATATCTATATTTACGACACCACACTGATGCAGTCGGACTACTCCGGCCTGTTCCGTGACCGTACTTATAGTGGTCTCGATCGCATAGCTTCAGCCAATCAGGTGTCCACCGGTTTAACTTCTCGCATTTATGATGATGAACTGGTTGAACGTTTTAACATTTCAGTGGGTCAAATCTATTACTTTAGCCGTTCGCGTACCGGTAATATCGAAAGCATTGATAATAGTGATGATACCGGTAGCTTGGTTTGGGCGGGTGATTCCTTCTGGCGCATTAGTGACCAACTGGGCCTGAAAGGCGGCGCGCAGTATGATACCCGCTTGGGGAGTTTAACCCTGGGTAATGCGGTAATGGAGTATAGAAAAGACTCAGAGCGTATGATTCAACTGAATTATCGCTATGCCAGCCCGGAATATATTCAAGCAGCAGTGCCTAACGTGAGAAGCCCAGGCTACCAACAGGGCATTTCTCAGATTGGCACCACGGCCAGTTGGCCGGTTGCTGACCGCTGGGCATTGGTTGGGGCTTATTATTACGATACCAAAGCCAATCAGCCTGCAAGTCAATTGGTTGGCGTACAATACAATACTTGCTGTTGGGCAATTAACTTAGGTTATGAACGGAAAATTACGGGCTGGAATACGCGAAATGAAACCAGCAAATATGACAACAAAATTAGCTTTAACATCGAATTACGAGGTCTGAGCAGCGACCATAGCCTGGGGACTACGCAGATGCTAGGCTCAGGTATTCTGCCTTATCAAAGTGCATTCTGA